A region from the Negativicoccus succinicivorans genome encodes:
- a CDS encoding DUF2905 domain-containing protein: MGKMLMILGAVLLLVGAYMHFGGHFLPLGKLPGDISFTKGNTTFFFPLGTSILLSIVLTLVLQLFTRR, encoded by the coding sequence ATGGGTAAAATGCTGATGATCCTCGGCGCCGTGTTGCTTCTGGTCGGCGCATATATGCATTTCGGCGGTCACTTTTTACCGCTGGGCAAATTGCCCGGAGATATTTCCTTTACGAAAGGCAATACTACATTTTTTTTTCCGCTCGGAACATCGATTTTGCTTTCGATCGTTCTGACGCTTGTCTTGCAGTTATTTACAAGGCGGTGA
- the tgt gene encoding tRNA guanosine(34) transglycosylase Tgt, translated as MAVITYELVHEDAQTGARAGRIHTPHGSFDTPMFMPVGTQATVKTLSPEEVAETGAGIILSNTYHLFLRPGTELIKAAGGLHQFMKWPRAMLTDSGGFQVFSLGAMRKIKEEGVYFRSHIDGSKQFLSPEVATRAQMDLGADIAMAFDECIPYPADYEYAKQSTERTTRWAKRCLEVHEHPAQGMFGIIQGGMYRDLRAQSAREITALPFDGFAIGGLSVGEPHDLMYEMLDYTTHLMPRDKARYLMGVGTPDCLVEGVARGVDMFDCVYPTRVARNGMAMLKTGRLNIKNKQFERDFSPLDAECDCYACRHYTRAYIRHLYKAEEIFAFRLLSVHNIHFLQRFMRGLREAILEDRFGDFQRDFWAQWQR; from the coding sequence ATGGCAGTTATTACCTATGAATTAGTGCATGAAGACGCGCAAACCGGCGCGCGCGCCGGCCGCATCCATACGCCGCACGGAAGTTTTGACACGCCGATGTTCATGCCGGTGGGCACGCAGGCGACGGTCAAAACATTGTCGCCGGAGGAAGTGGCGGAAACCGGCGCGGGTATTATTTTAAGCAACACGTATCATTTATTTTTGCGTCCCGGTACGGAATTGATTAAAGCGGCCGGGGGCCTGCATCAGTTTATGAAGTGGCCGCGCGCAATGCTCACCGACAGCGGCGGGTTCCAGGTGTTCAGCTTGGGCGCGATGCGCAAGATCAAAGAGGAAGGCGTGTATTTCCGTTCCCATATCGACGGATCCAAGCAATTTTTGTCGCCGGAAGTGGCGACGCGCGCGCAGATGGATCTCGGCGCGGATATCGCGATGGCCTTTGATGAATGCATCCCGTATCCGGCAGACTACGAGTACGCCAAACAGTCGACGGAACGCACGACGCGTTGGGCGAAACGTTGTCTGGAAGTGCATGAGCATCCGGCGCAAGGCATGTTCGGGATTATTCAGGGCGGCATGTATCGAGATCTGCGGGCGCAAAGCGCACGGGAGATCACGGCGCTTCCGTTTGACGGTTTCGCGATCGGCGGTTTAAGCGTGGGCGAGCCGCACGATCTGATGTATGAAATGCTGGACTACACGACGCATCTGATGCCGCGCGATAAGGCGCGCTACTTGATGGGCGTGGGCACGCCGGATTGCCTCGTGGAAGGAGTGGCGCGCGGCGTCGACATGTTCGACTGCGTCTATCCGACGCGCGTTGCGCGTAACGGCATGGCGATGTTGAAAACGGGTCGGCTGAATATTAAAAATAAACAGTTCGAGCGCGATTTTTCACCGTTGGACGCAGAATGCGACTGCTACGCGTGCCGCCACTATACGCGGGCGTACATTCGCCACTTGTATAAAGCGGAAGAAATTTTCGCGTTCCGTCTGCTTTCCGTGCACAATATCCATTTCCTGCAGCGTTTCATGCGCGGTTTGCGGGAAGCGATTTTGGAAGATCGGTTCGGCGATTTTCAGCGTGATTTTTGGGCGCAGTGGCAACGCTAG
- the queA gene encoding tRNA preQ1(34) S-adenosylmethionine ribosyltransferase-isomerase QueA, whose translation MNVSEFNYDLPEELIAQTPVEPRDTSRLLTLDRQTGATKQGTFRDILADVRPDDVWVFNNTRVIPARLYGKRPTGGRVEVLLLHPLGEDRWEVLVRPGKKALPGTALTFDAGVTATVEDRTEFGGRVLKFTYDGDFYERLDKIGEMPLPPYIHERLQDRERYQTVYSKTPGSAAAPTAGLHFTPEVMQEIAARGATVCYVTLDVGLGTFRPVSVAEIEAHHMHSETYNVSEETARLINEAKCAGRRIVAVGTTSVRTLESAGQSGVVKAGRDATELFIYPGYEFKIVDAMVTNFHLPQSTLLMMISAFAGKDHVLAAYREAVAAKYRFFSFGDAMWIR comes from the coding sequence ATGAACGTCAGTGAATTTAATTATGATTTGCCGGAGGAACTGATCGCCCAGACTCCGGTCGAGCCGCGTGACACGTCGCGACTGCTCACGTTGGATCGTCAAACGGGTGCTACGAAACAGGGAACATTTCGGGATATTTTAGCAGACGTGCGCCCCGATGACGTGTGGGTCTTTAATAATACGCGCGTCATTCCGGCGCGACTTTACGGTAAACGGCCGACGGGCGGCAGGGTGGAAGTTCTGCTGTTGCATCCGCTGGGCGAAGACCGTTGGGAAGTGTTGGTGCGGCCGGGCAAAAAAGCGTTGCCGGGCACGGCGCTTACCTTTGATGCCGGCGTGACGGCGACGGTGGAAGATCGCACGGAGTTTGGCGGACGCGTTTTGAAGTTCACCTATGACGGCGATTTTTATGAACGCTTGGACAAAATCGGCGAAATGCCGTTGCCGCCGTACATTCACGAGCGCTTGCAAGATCGGGAACGGTACCAGACCGTGTACAGCAAAACGCCGGGTTCGGCGGCGGCGCCGACGGCGGGATTGCATTTCACGCCGGAAGTAATGCAAGAAATCGCCGCGCGCGGCGCGACCGTCTGCTACGTCACGCTGGATGTCGGACTGGGCACGTTTCGTCCGGTTTCGGTGGCAGAGATCGAAGCGCATCACATGCATTCGGAAACATATAACGTGAGTGAGGAAACGGCGCGGCTGATCAATGAGGCGAAATGCGCCGGACGGCGGATCGTCGCGGTCGGCACGACGTCGGTGCGCACGCTGGAGTCAGCGGGGCAAAGCGGCGTTGTGAAAGCGGGCCGCGACGCGACGGAACTTTTTATTTATCCGGGATACGAGTTCAAAATTGTGGACGCGATGGTGACTAATTTCCATTTGCCGCAGTCGACGCTTTTGATGATGATTTCCGCGTTCGCCGGTAAAGACCATGTGCTCGCCGCTTATCGGGAAGCGGTCGCGGCGAAGTATCGGTTCTTCAGCTTCGGCGACGCGATGTGGATACGGTAG
- a CDS encoding putative porin, whose protein sequence is MNKKLATVLAAACVLGATTAFAAPNPFSDVTPNDWAYQAVSQLAAEGVVEGYPDGEFKGQQNITRYEMAQMVARAMVKQDQLNAEQQAQLNRLADEFANELNSLGVRVSNLENRVGNVKVTGDARVRWTDDGIKDEDHFDMRARLQFNAKVADKTKVTARITSGNFGFDSDKEDPDLDLDRLYIDHELTDGLHLTAGRYGETFGATGYWYDDAFDGVRLQYKATDEVTASVGYGYAKEMNLNTFKQFEEYQRLTAEYKDLKNPEETLKGFKADLKAAQEVKDAAQKEYDAAVKSGDQYAIYETNMMLGVRTHDVALAQEKVNDLTRYQALKAMNLGEVKDLKSPEMTYATLGYNGSNFRVLGTYIAPNGDKVDAAGLDDIWGAGAIFGLNEDFSLSGDYFNVGYKDRDDAEFWTARVDFGHLNLKKPGSFNIFVDYVDAEPGSYLGGTGALRTSSYLNNTESWGAGFGVVVAENVKLEGLRTFSAETKDGADLDDLTKVQLSYKF, encoded by the coding sequence ATGAACAAAAAATTGGCAACAGTATTGGCAGCTGCTTGCGTCCTCGGCGCAACGACAGCATTCGCGGCCCCGAATCCGTTCTCGGATGTAACTCCGAACGACTGGGCGTACCAGGCAGTATCCCAACTCGCCGCTGAAGGCGTAGTCGAAGGATACCCGGACGGAGAATTCAAAGGCCAGCAGAACATCACCCGCTATGAAATGGCGCAGATGGTCGCTCGCGCGATGGTAAAACAGGATCAGTTGAACGCGGAACAACAGGCGCAACTGAACCGTTTGGCTGACGAATTCGCGAACGAACTGAACAGCCTTGGCGTACGCGTTTCCAACTTGGAAAACCGCGTCGGCAACGTAAAAGTGACCGGTGACGCTCGTGTTCGTTGGACGGACGACGGCATAAAAGATGAGGATCACTTCGATATGCGTGCTCGCCTCCAATTTAACGCGAAAGTAGCGGACAAGACCAAAGTAACCGCTCGCATTACCTCGGGCAACTTCGGTTTTGACAGCGACAAAGAAGATCCGGATTTGGATCTCGACCGCTTGTATATTGACCATGAATTGACCGATGGTCTGCACCTGACCGCTGGCCGTTACGGTGAAACATTCGGCGCGACCGGCTACTGGTACGATGACGCTTTCGACGGCGTTCGTCTCCAATACAAAGCGACCGATGAAGTAACCGCTTCCGTCGGCTACGGCTACGCGAAAGAAATGAACCTGAACACGTTTAAACAATTTGAAGAATACCAACGGTTAACTGCAGAGTATAAAGACCTCAAAAATCCGGAAGAAACGCTGAAAGGATTCAAAGCTGACTTGAAAGCAGCTCAAGAAGTAAAAGACGCAGCGCAAAAAGAATATGACGCAGCTGTCAAATCCGGTGATCAATACGCCATTTATGAAACCAACATGATGTTGGGTGTTCGTACGCACGATGTAGCTCTTGCACAAGAAAAAGTCAATGATCTGACCAGATATCAAGCATTGAAAGCTATGAATTTGGGTGAAGTTAAAGACTTGAAGAGCCCGGAAATGACCTATGCCACTTTGGGTTACAACGGCAGCAACTTCCGCGTACTCGGCACCTACATCGCTCCGAACGGCGACAAAGTTGACGCGGCCGGCTTGGATGACATCTGGGGCGCGGGCGCGATCTTCGGTCTGAACGAAGACTTCTCGCTCTCCGGCGACTACTTCAACGTCGGTTACAAAGATCGTGACGACGCTGAATTCTGGACCGCTCGCGTTGACTTCGGTCATCTGAACCTGAAGAAACCGGGCAGCTTCAACATCTTCGTTGACTATGTTGACGCGGAACCGGGTTCCTACCTCGGCGGCACGGGTGCTCTCCGTACTTCGAGCTACCTGAACAACACCGAATCCTGGGGCGCAGGTTTCGGCGTAGTCGTTGCTGAAAACGTCAAACTCGAAGGTCTCCGCACATTCAGCGCGGAAACCAAAGACGGCGCTGACCTCGACGACCTCACCAAAGTACAATTGTCCTACAAATTCTAA
- the ruvC gene encoding crossover junction endodeoxyribonuclease RuvC, which yields MRVLGIDPGTAICGFGVVERNGSRLQVIDYGVLTTPAHTPMPDRLTTLYHGLVDLIEKYQPERVGVEELFFNKNVTTAITVAQARGVILLAARLAGLPVSEYTPLQVKQGIVGYGRATKHQMIVMTMRLLGIREKISPDDAADALAIAICTLLQERQAERWGMPK from the coding sequence ATGCGTGTTTTAGGGATTGATCCGGGAACGGCGATCTGCGGTTTCGGCGTCGTGGAGCGCAACGGCAGTCGGTTGCAGGTCATCGACTACGGTGTGCTGACAACGCCGGCGCATACGCCGATGCCCGATCGTCTGACGACTCTCTACCACGGCCTTGTCGACTTGATTGAAAAATATCAGCCGGAACGCGTGGGCGTGGAAGAGTTGTTTTTTAATAAAAATGTGACGACGGCGATTACGGTGGCGCAAGCGCGCGGCGTGATTTTGCTGGCGGCGCGACTGGCGGGGTTGCCGGTTTCGGAATACACGCCCTTGCAGGTGAAGCAGGGGATCGTGGGTTACGGGCGCGCGACCAAGCATCAAATGATTGTGATGACGATGCGTTTGCTCGGCATTCGTGAAAAAATTTCACCGGATGACGCGGCGGACGCGCTCGCGATCGCGATTTGCACATTATTACAGGAACGACAGGCGGAACGCTGGGGGATGCCCAAATGA
- the ruvB gene encoding Holliday junction branch migration DNA helicase RuvB has product MADERIIAREETSGDGWQQSLRPRHLADYIGQETLKRNLEVYIAAAKQRGEPLDHVLLYGPPGLGKTTLAGVIANEMDVPLRITSGPAIERPGDLAALLTNLETGDVLFIDEIHRLSRSVEEILYPALEDFALDILIGKGPGAKSVRIDLPPFTLVGATTRAGALAAPLRDRFGVIHRLEYYQPAEIEKIITRSAQLLGIEMAPEGASEIARRSRGTPRIANRLLKRVRDFAQVKADGVITSEIADLALAAMEVDHAGLDAIDRKVLATIIRQFGGGPVGLDTIAAAVSEETATIEDVYEPYLMQNGFLHRTPRGRVATAAAYAHLGIAMPRQTSDGDLFEARHG; this is encoded by the coding sequence ATGGCAGACGAACGAATTATCGCGCGTGAGGAAACGTCGGGCGACGGTTGGCAACAGTCGTTGCGACCGCGGCACTTGGCCGATTATATCGGACAGGAAACGCTCAAGCGCAATTTGGAAGTATATATCGCCGCGGCGAAGCAGCGCGGCGAACCTTTGGATCACGTGCTTTTATACGGTCCGCCGGGGCTCGGCAAAACGACGCTGGCGGGCGTGATCGCCAACGAAATGGATGTGCCGCTCAGGATCACGAGCGGTCCGGCGATTGAACGTCCCGGCGATTTAGCGGCGTTGCTGACGAATTTGGAAACCGGCGACGTACTATTTATTGATGAAATTCATCGCCTTTCCCGCAGCGTGGAAGAGATTTTATATCCGGCGCTGGAAGATTTCGCGTTGGATATTTTGATCGGTAAAGGTCCGGGCGCGAAATCGGTTCGCATTGATTTGCCGCCGTTCACGCTGGTGGGCGCGACGACGCGCGCGGGAGCGTTGGCGGCGCCGTTGCGCGATCGTTTCGGCGTCATTCATCGCTTGGAATACTACCAACCCGCGGAAATTGAAAAAATCATTACGCGCTCGGCGCAATTATTGGGGATTGAAATGGCGCCGGAAGGAGCGTCGGAGATCGCCCGCCGTTCGCGCGGCACGCCGCGTATCGCGAATCGCCTGCTGAAACGCGTGCGCGATTTCGCGCAGGTAAAGGCGGACGGCGTCATCACGTCAGAGATTGCCGATTTGGCGCTGGCGGCGATGGAAGTCGATCATGCCGGTTTGGACGCGATTGACCGCAAGGTTCTCGCGACGATTATTCGTCAGTTCGGCGGCGGGCCGGTCGGGCTTGACACCATCGCGGCCGCGGTGAGTGAGGAAACGGCGACGATCGAAGATGTGTACGAACCGTACCTGATGCAAAACGGATTTTTGCATCGCACACCGCGCGGTCGCGTGGCGACGGCGGCGGCGTACGCGCATCTGGGGATCGCGATGCCGCGGCAGACGTCGGACGGCGATTTGTTTGAGGCGCGTCATGGGTAA
- a CDS encoding SpoIID/LytB domain-containing protein encodes MVRWQQCCAVILTGALLLGTAATVDAAGVKGSPGARSRTQSTRVVKGVPVKKSAKVKMGRYEAPTSPRAETKDKRGDLRQVLPITENEPVVLVGLMRNAHSPKVSINGAYTVYNGTQKWKTFSKGDTLRIGVSAKSITLDGKKVGETVYIRPEGFALVAVDGNEYRGALKLIRTPGHDGVTVINEVGMEEYLYGVVPREMSASWEPNALRAQAVAARTYALNHKNNYASQGFDVYDTIVSQVYGGVAAEAPESTQAVNDTAGEVILYKGEPIDAVFCAHSGGYTEDSENVWDNFVPYLRAVSEPLNDFTKQRWEKEISLADLERALAAYGHDVGKIKNIKLSKLKKAPVKAFDRTVSGRVRTLQIAGKKQAVAISGNRFQQMFDLRSTMFDIVKGSTKDRLKIIGYGYGHGVGMSQWGAQIMAQQKPRDPHHYRNILRHFYTGVTIEKMY; translated from the coding sequence ATGGTTCGATGGCAGCAATGCTGCGCCGTTATTTTGACGGGGGCGCTTCTTTTGGGCACGGCGGCGACCGTGGACGCGGCGGGCGTAAAAGGTTCGCCGGGCGCGCGTTCGCGTACGCAAAGCACGCGCGTGGTGAAAGGCGTGCCGGTGAAAAAGTCGGCGAAAGTGAAGATGGGACGTTACGAGGCGCCAACGTCTCCTCGGGCAGAAACGAAAGACAAACGGGGCGATCTCCGACAAGTCTTACCGATCACGGAAAATGAACCGGTCGTGTTGGTCGGTCTGATGCGCAACGCCCACTCGCCGAAAGTGAGCATCAACGGCGCGTACACGGTGTATAACGGCACGCAAAAATGGAAAACATTCAGCAAGGGCGACACCTTGCGTATCGGCGTAAGCGCGAAATCCATTACGCTCGACGGCAAAAAAGTCGGCGAAACGGTGTATATCCGACCGGAAGGCTTCGCGTTGGTCGCGGTGGACGGTAACGAATACCGCGGCGCGCTGAAATTGATTCGGACGCCGGGACATGACGGCGTGACGGTGATCAACGAAGTCGGCATGGAAGAATATCTCTACGGCGTCGTGCCGCGTGAAATGTCGGCGTCGTGGGAGCCGAACGCGTTGCGGGCGCAAGCGGTGGCGGCGCGCACGTACGCGCTCAATCATAAAAATAATTACGCGTCGCAAGGGTTTGATGTTTACGACACCATCGTTTCGCAAGTGTACGGTGGCGTCGCGGCGGAAGCTCCGGAATCCACGCAGGCCGTCAATGATACGGCGGGCGAAGTGATTTTGTACAAAGGCGAACCGATTGACGCGGTATTTTGCGCGCATTCGGGCGGCTACACGGAAGACAGTGAAAATGTCTGGGACAATTTCGTGCCCTACTTGCGCGCGGTGAGTGAACCGCTGAACGATTTCACCAAACAACGCTGGGAAAAAGAAATTTCGCTCGCTGATTTGGAGCGCGCGCTGGCGGCGTACGGTCATGATGTCGGCAAGATTAAGAATATTAAATTGTCCAAGCTGAAAAAAGCGCCGGTGAAAGCGTTTGACCGAACCGTTTCGGGACGCGTTCGCACCTTGCAGATTGCCGGTAAAAAACAGGCGGTGGCGATCAGCGGCAACCGCTTTCAGCAGATGTTCGACTTGCGCAGCACGATGTTCGATATTGTCAAAGGCAGTACGAAGGATCGCTTGAAAATCATCGGTTACGGGTATGGCCACGGCGTCGGCATGTCCCAATGGGGCGCGCAGATCATGGCGCAGCAAAAGCCGCGTGATCCGCATCATTATCGGAATATTTTACGACACTTCTATACGGGTGTCACCATTGAAAAAATGTATTGA
- a CDS encoding peptidoglycan-binding protein, producing the protein MRRIIAGLVFCLCLCGASTAAWAMQKGDAGDAVQSLQEALIEEGYLAREADGVFGSTTEKALRLYQRDQGLPVTGQADETILTRLAETDAPRDGGGILYAPGNLGGDIVTLQQLFAAEGYEVGAPDGVYGEQLTKAVQTFQREHGLEVIGAIDEKTWSLLTRGRDIAISRGAVKGMRARATNAKPAAKRSRDKAQTVKKSSRSAGKIGLQQGDSGKHVRLLQSRLVQNGYDVGIIDAAFGGATRSALQDWQKHHGVTANGVADEFFWNESAKPAPAPSKYLHKWTMHASAYSSQDGGTGSHTARGSLLSRGHVAVDPSLIPLGSLVYVEGYGYALADDIGGAIRGKTIDVAMESYDEAIQWGRRDVMVYLIKKGHGK; encoded by the coding sequence TTGAGACGAATCATAGCAGGACTTGTTTTCTGTCTTTGCCTTTGCGGCGCGAGCACCGCGGCGTGGGCGATGCAAAAAGGCGACGCGGGAGACGCGGTGCAGAGTTTGCAAGAGGCCTTGATCGAAGAAGGTTACCTCGCGCGGGAAGCCGACGGCGTGTTCGGCTCGACGACGGAAAAAGCGTTGCGCTTATACCAACGCGATCAGGGACTTCCCGTTACCGGTCAAGCCGATGAAACGATATTGACGCGCTTGGCGGAGACGGACGCCCCGCGCGACGGTGGCGGCATTTTGTACGCTCCCGGCAATTTGGGCGGAGATATTGTCACTTTGCAGCAATTGTTCGCCGCGGAAGGGTATGAGGTCGGCGCGCCCGACGGCGTGTACGGAGAGCAACTTACCAAAGCGGTGCAAACGTTTCAGCGGGAGCACGGCTTGGAAGTGATCGGCGCGATCGATGAAAAAACCTGGTCATTACTCACGCGCGGACGAGATATCGCCATCTCGCGCGGCGCGGTGAAAGGCATGCGGGCGCGCGCGACAAACGCGAAACCCGCGGCGAAACGCAGTCGCGACAAGGCGCAAACGGTGAAAAAATCGTCTCGCTCCGCCGGTAAAATCGGTTTACAGCAGGGCGACTCGGGTAAACATGTGCGACTTTTGCAAAGTCGTTTAGTGCAAAACGGTTACGATGTCGGGATCATCGACGCGGCGTTCGGCGGCGCGACGCGAAGCGCGTTGCAGGATTGGCAAAAGCATCACGGCGTAACGGCGAACGGCGTCGCGGACGAATTTTTCTGGAACGAATCGGCGAAACCGGCGCCCGCGCCGTCAAAATATTTACATAAATGGACGATGCACGCGTCGGCGTATTCTTCGCAAGACGGCGGCACGGGATCGCACACGGCGCGCGGCAGTTTGCTTTCGCGCGGGCATGTCGCGGTGGATCCGAGCTTGATTCCGCTGGGCTCGTTGGTGTATGTGGAAGGCTACGGCTACGCGTTGGCGGATGATATCGGCGGCGCGATTCGAGGCAAGACCATTGATGTCGCGATGGAGTCGTATGATGAGGCGATACAGTGGGGACGGCGCGACGTCATGGTGTATTTAATTAAAAAAGGGCACGGAAAATAA
- the ruvA gene encoding Holliday junction branch migration protein RuvA — protein sequence MIGYLHGKITRLELDWCLLDVGGIGYRLRLPASTREAVGLGETVTLYTYLQVREDALSLYGFASEAEYDLFTLLITVSGVGPKVAIGIVSAIAPEAFFEAIRIRNKAVLMKLPGIGKKSAERLVLELKDKVPAASGASVDWPEDVATAQSATGPVAETVQALVGLGYTEQEVRGAAEKLAAQYPQTDRLLRAVLAQLGKERG from the coding sequence ATGATCGGTTATTTACATGGAAAAATTACGCGTCTGGAGCTGGACTGGTGTTTATTGGATGTCGGCGGCATCGGGTATCGCTTGCGCCTTCCCGCCTCCACGCGCGAGGCGGTAGGGCTCGGTGAGACGGTGACGCTGTATACCTATTTGCAGGTGCGTGAAGACGCGTTGTCGCTGTACGGATTCGCGAGCGAAGCGGAATATGATTTATTTACCTTGCTGATTACGGTGTCGGGCGTCGGACCGAAAGTCGCCATCGGCATTGTTTCCGCGATCGCGCCGGAGGCTTTTTTTGAAGCGATTCGGATTCGCAATAAAGCGGTGCTGATGAAGTTGCCGGGCATCGGTAAAAAATCGGCGGAACGTCTGGTGTTGGAATTGAAAGACAAAGTACCCGCGGCGTCGGGCGCGTCAGTGGATTGGCCGGAAGACGTCGCGACGGCGCAAAGCGCGACGGGACCGGTGGCGGAAACGGTGCAGGCGCTGGTGGGTCTCGGTTATACGGAGCAGGAAGTGCGCGGCGCGGCGGAAAAGCTGGCGGCGCAGTACCCGCAAACGGACCGCTTGCTGCGCGCGGTGTTGGCGCAACTCGGTAAAGAAAGAGGATAA